Part of the Arachis hypogaea cultivar Tifrunner chromosome 6, arahy.Tifrunner.gnm2.J5K5, whole genome shotgun sequence genome, CTTTCTGCTACTGTTAATAGAGATTTAGGGTTTCAAACATGAAACAAAGGGAGAGATGACGACAAAAATCATCTAATAACGTCTTCTGGGAGCAGCAAAACAGTTAGGGGTGTTCgcagtgcggtttggttcggttttaaggaaaaaaatatccgatccgaacgcttaattgatgtgcggtgcggtttggattggatgaaatctttttgaaaatccgatccaatccgatcagattacaagcggtttggatttgcggtttttaaatataaaaaattaaatacatataacaagtctcaacatcaaattttaaataatcaacaatgacataacaagtcttaacaatatcttaaaaagccaatgataacataacaatagaaataaatttataagttagttaaaataaataaataaataacattttgaacataaaatatttattaaataataataatacatgaataatagaaaaatgtataacaaattgaacatgctataagtataattgtaaatataataataaaataataatattatagcacattgtgcggtttggattggattggatcggttatgaaaagtagatccaaAATCCGATCCAATCtagcggtttgcaaaaaatagaatccaatcaaatccgaactaatgcggttttaatcggttttcgGTTTGGATCGAATTGAatgagcggtttaatttggatcagtttggatttgaacacccctaaaAACAGTGTGATTCGTACTCACATGAAACGGAACAAATAGATTTTTGTCATTTCTAATGAGTTACGTGAACATCTAATATTCACCTCACCATCTGAACCTCACCTCACCAACTTAACGAGCATATTAGTAAATTTCGTTATTCTTTGACAGTAAAAATGACAGAAGGACTGTGTTGGTAAATGAAGCATAGAGTCAAGGGCGAAAGTGAATCGTTTTTTTAGTTAAGGGTCTCATTGTCATTCGGACAAATGAACAAAAATCAAATTGGTATTTTACTCAAAATATACATGAAATTggtacaaatattattttttttttggtttcccacggtatccctcGGCTCGACATGCCaaagactaatccgtcgcggtactgagctccatttaatattatttttatgtgtaCTCTATTTGCAAAGTAGGCCCCCAATTTGTTCTCATGGTCCCCAAATTTGTTCAGTGGAGGACGCATACCAGAGCAACCTATATATTGGGTATAGAGTTTTTatcttaacaataaaaaataaaatagaacggGTTTGGCCCATAAGGCCCAAATCCATATGAAAGGAGAGCAAATGAAAAACCCTAGTTTTGGCTTGATGGTGTTTTATAGCGAGCAGGCGCAGCGTCGGAGAAGCTCTTGGTTCCAACACAGAAAACACATCCAAAGCTGCAATGGTACCCTTCGCTCTCATCTTCCCCTTCTTCCATCTCTTATTGTTGTTGTGCTGTAACCGCTGACCGTTCTGCATTTCCAAATTTGAATACGCAGGGGATCGATATTAAGGCTGGCGGCAAGAGCAAAAAGAGCAAAAGGACCGCACCCAAGTCCAATGATATCTACCTCAAGCTCCTCGTCAAGGTTCTtctcattattattctcaaacTCCCgatccctttctttcttcttttctatatAATATTCACGACGATGATGAAAATGTGATCCCAGCTCATTACGAGGCCTTCACTATTATCAAGGCCTGGGAATAGAATTCTCCACATTTCTCTGAGCCTCAACACACACTTCACTAACACGTTataatttatgctttttagtaATACTTTAGTGCTTGTAATTTGCAAGGTTCCCAATGATGCTGCTATTCTTTACCATGCTAATGCTGAATAACATTTGATTATTCCTTTCATTATACTGAGGGAACTCCTTTAACATAAATTGTGCAGATTTTGATctgttttagagatttatttatttatgtatttggaCGGTTCTGATTTGGTGTGACATGATCAGCTTTACCGCTTCCTTGTGAGGAGGACCGGCAGCAATTTCAATGCCGTGATACTGAAGCGCTTGTTCATGAGCAAGGTTAACAAGCCTCCGCTTTCTTTGTCACGCTTGATTAAGTTCATGAAGGGAAAGGTTTGTTTTTCCATCTCTTATATTCCTTAGTGGTAAGATAGGAATTCTTTAAAGTTTTGAGTACTTACACTCTCCACTGGATGTTTGTTTTTTTGATGCAGGAAGGTAAAATTGGCGTTGTAGTGGGAGCTGTAACCGATGATATCAGAGTGTATGAAGTTCCTGCATTGAAGGTTACTGCACTCAGGTTTACAGAGACTGCACGTGCTAGAATAGAGAAGGCTGGTGGTGAATGCTTGACATTTGATCAGCTTGCACTTAGGGCTCCTCTCGGACAGAACACGGTATGTGTAGATGAGATATATAATCCACTTACTAGTTTCAAATGATGTCTATGACTATGATATATAAACTTATCAATGGATATTTGACCTGGACTGGTTCAAAATAATGGTACTATGCATTATGATAGGATGAGTTTGGAAATATTGAAGTGATCAGTTTTTAGATGGTTAATTTGGTTTATATATTGTTGTATGAATGCAGGTCCTTCTTAGAGGCCCAAAGAACTCCAGGGAAGCTGTGAAACACTTTGGTCCTGCTCCTGGTGTTCCTCACAGCCATACCAAGCCTTATGTACGATCTAAGGGAAGGAAGTTTGAGAGGGCTAGAGGAAGGAGAAACAGCAAaggatttagggtttaagttGTATTATTTCCGTATTTTTCTTAAgtttttagttttgaaatttaacaCATTCTCCCATATCCTAGTGCTGAAGACAGTTTTCCTATGTTATGTTTTGGTAAAAAATATTTGGTATGGAGAATGGAGGTTGTGCTGCTTTTCTCCTCTTATACTTTGAAGTCTACTATAAGTGCTATAATTTTTGTTGtcgtatattatattattatgaagTTTTTGTTCTCCTTTTGTTAGTCTACTGAATCGGTAGCCTTTTCAGCGGTATGAACTTGAATTGGGATTGTGCACTTAACTCTATAGTGCAGGCACATTTTGTTAAAGCTAGATTCTTATCCCTAATATGATTTGATCTTGATGTAGATCACAATCGATCTACTAAACCATCTAATGAGTGTTGAACTACCAGTCTCTTATTCAAGCCATCTGAAATGGGTGATGCCCaaatttctctctaatttcaccCCCATCGTTTACAATTGTCTTGTGCAATATTCATATGTTTTCAAGGTTGAATTCTAACCTATATTTATTTTCCGAAATACGGTCGTCTTTGTCATAATTCAAGATACTTCTGAATTGTAGtataattaaatactaaaaaaacaaCTTAATgtaatcaaataaatataaatttggcTTATAGATACcgaaatcaaataaatataaatttggcTTATAGATATCGAAGTAGCACTGATTTGATCTTGCAATTAAAAGAAAATGACATAGCATCACGGtttcaatattttaaattacagGAGAAAACTAGACCATATAAGAAAAAACGAAAGTATAATTGTGATGATAACAAAATTAATATCAGAACTTGTTAATGAAGTCATAAATGTGATTAGTTACGTCCACAGCAGCTTCTTGGTTGTTGAAGTGAGCTACCCCTTGTTGCACAACCACATCTTGTAAATTTGGCACATCTCTCTTGAAAGCACCGCTCTCTATGTACTGTTTAATCGAAGGGGAAGTGTATACCATATCCAATTCACCTGTGATGAACTTCACCGGCACTTTTATTTGGACCCCAGTCCATGCCGCTGTCAGCTCCCAATTCCTGTAAATATCACACTGTAAATATCAGCACTCAAAAACAGTATAAATAATTACAACGAGTAAAGGGAACTCACAAGTTCATGTTTCTATAGTAGTTAAGAGGTCCAGTGAAGCCAGTTTTCTCAaacttagaagcaaaataagccACATCTTCTTGAGTTAACCAATTAGGTAAAGGAATTTCGGTAGTACTGGGGGGATTTGAAGGCATCCCTTGTTTTGGCAGAATTGGTGGCCCAGTGGCACGATTGCAAAACATCTTCTTCATCACATGTTCTGGCTTAGCTTTTCCAAACTCCGCTTCGGCCTTCCCTGGCTCCTGCCACACCCAATTCATCGTGTCAAACTCTCTAATTGTAATAAATGAAGTTGAAGAGGGTTGTTGACAAGTTGAGAAAACATTATTGTTAGCCTTGTTGCATAgaataaatgaaacaaaaaaaGCGCATTAATTAATTGTACCACACACGTATATACTTGAAAGTGTGCGGATTTTGTATCACAGAGTTGTCGTTGTCATAAGAAAAGAAAACCTGGAATCTGCAGATGTAGTAGTCATCGCCATACAAGGCACGCATGGCGTCTACGGGCTTCACGTTTGGGTTTCTGGGCAAGAAAGGAACACTGAGACAAACGTATGCTTTCACTCTGTCAGGGCGGAACATGCAGAGGTACCAGCCGATTATGGCACCCCAGTCATGAGCCACCAGGAACACTTGATCCACGCCCAACGAGTCGATGAGTGCAACAATGTCTCCCACTATGTGGAAACAAGTGTAGCTGCTCACTGAAGAAGGAACATCGGTGTCTCCGTAGCCGCGGAGATCCGGGGCCACGCAGCGGTAACCCTTGGAGGATAGAGACAGAATCTGGTGGCGCCACGTGTACCAGAGCTCCGGGAAGCCGTGGAGGAAGAGCACCACGGggccttctcctttctctgcaacATGCATCTTGATGCCGTTTACTTCCACTGTTTTGTGCTCTATGGTTTCCATGTTTGTGATGTGAGAAGAAGGGTTGGGTGCTGTGTGTATGAAACTATGAATGAATGAAATGAATTTGAAGTAGGGATAGAAATGGGAAAGGCATACACCTGTTTCGCACACATTTCCACTTCTCCTTAAATAGATCTCTTGATTTATAATTGTTTCGCGTTATAAATATTCTACATCTATACTATAAAACAAAAAAGTTTAGGAGATAAcgaaaaattagtttaaaatagttaaaaatgatatatatatatatatatatattttaattatttaaaataattaaaatatatataattatataattataaatattatatatataa contains:
- the LOC112695554 gene encoding large ribosomal subunit protein eL18, encoding MGIDIKAGGKSKKSKRTAPKSNDIYLKLLVKLYRFLVRRTGSNFNAVILKRLFMSKVNKPPLSLSRLIKFMKGKEGKIGVVVGAVTDDIRVYEVPALKVTALRFTETARARIEKAGGECLTFDQLALRAPLGQNTVLLRGPKNSREAVKHFGPAPGVPHSHTKPYVRSKGRKFERARGRRNSKGFRV
- the LOC112805202 gene encoding epoxide hydrolase 1, whose protein sequence is METIEHKTVEVNGIKMHVAEKGEGPVVLFLHGFPELWYTWRHQILSLSSKGYRCVAPDLRGYGDTDVPSSVSSYTCFHIVGDIVALIDSLGVDQVFLVAHDWGAIIGWYLCMFRPDRVKAYVCLSVPFLPRNPNVKPVDAMRALYGDDYYICRFQEPGKAEAEFGKAKPEHVMKKMFCNRATGPPILPKQGMPSNPPSTTEIPLPNWLTQEDVAYFASKFEKTGFTGPLNYYRNMNLNWELTAAWTGVQIKVPVKFITGELDMVYTSPSIKQYIESGAFKRDVPNLQDVVVQQGVAHFNNQEAAVDVTNHIYDFINKF